One [Clostridium] saccharolyticum WM1 DNA segment encodes these proteins:
- a CDS encoding phosphoenolpyruvate synthase codes for MKYILKIQDKEAGSIRISGGKGASLSRLTQRFPEKVPDGFIITTEFFKYYIQPAVIHVQDDIKSAVAGLTLPADAVKLIQSAYEDLGENISVAVRSSATAEDLPDASFAGQQDTFLNVSGFQAVTKAVINCFASLYNQRAVSYRAKNGFDESEVQMAVVVQKMVVAKAAGVMFTADPITSDRFTTAIEAVEGLGEELVSGRKTPVTWTVKGGTAKKRNGAESCLTEAQVTALSSIGKKIEKEFGSPQDIEWCFDGQRFYIVQSRAITTLFPCPSSPDGFKRCFISVGHLQMMTDTMLPLGMSFWKLMSETVNITEIGGRPYMEITHNLNSPAGKALVRQKLSNSDELMNHAFHQVLERKDYIKSIPKGQKSEFAIPKYVIKCIIAGLKIYRKNNPAIIDGYNRRMEAIIQKTRNELAGRSGKAAIDYMINDMENLMKSLFDPDGFGPLMVTFFLTKPIDKAGKLLLGKEHISVDVSKSVKGNITSEMGFSVSRIADAARDYPEVLKYLETAGDKFRIEDLKRQQGGEDAAKAFEEFFSRYGMRCPGEIDIAKPRFAEAPGKILPTVLADVRLPKGHAERRLLQGQRESEEAGKALVLAAKKKWGARKARKLAKQLSFYRNFLGLRESPKYYWMKRYWEYKQAIIRESEKLVEKGRLRNVEDVFYLSLPELAGLFSGEWKPDYIKIDAMRADYERYASLTPPRLIFSDGEVVEGEYKRKVPNGALPGLAVSGGVAEGRARVILDIAEAGKIEKGDILVTKFTDPSWTPAFISVSGLVTEVGGMATHGAVITREYGLPAVVGVTDATKQIMDGDRIRVNGNLGYVEFLELRKEALQ; via the coding sequence GTGAAGTATATACTGAAAATTCAGGATAAAGAGGCCGGTTCCATCAGGATATCCGGCGGCAAGGGAGCCAGTCTTTCAAGGCTGACCCAGCGGTTCCCGGAAAAGGTTCCGGATGGTTTTATTATTACAACAGAATTTTTTAAATACTATATCCAGCCTGCCGTCATCCATGTCCAGGATGATATAAAATCTGCGGTTGCCGGACTGACGCTGCCCGCCGATGCAGTAAAATTGATCCAATCCGCCTATGAAGACCTTGGGGAGAACATTTCCGTTGCCGTCCGTTCCTCCGCCACGGCGGAGGATCTGCCGGATGCTTCCTTTGCCGGCCAGCAGGACACTTTTTTAAACGTCTCCGGTTTTCAAGCCGTAACAAAAGCCGTCATCAACTGCTTTGCCTCCCTGTATAACCAGAGAGCAGTTTCTTACCGGGCCAAAAACGGGTTTGACGAAAGTGAAGTCCAAATGGCTGTAGTCGTGCAAAAGATGGTGGTGGCAAAGGCGGCAGGGGTTATGTTTACCGCCGATCCCATAACCTCCGACCGTTTTACAACTGCCATTGAAGCAGTGGAAGGACTTGGGGAAGAACTGGTGTCCGGTCGTAAGACCCCGGTTACATGGACGGTCAAGGGTGGTACCGCAAAGAAAAGAAACGGCGCAGAGTCATGTCTTACCGAAGCCCAGGTAACCGCTCTTTCTTCCATAGGGAAAAAGATCGAAAAGGAATTCGGCAGCCCCCAGGACATTGAATGGTGCTTTGACGGACAAAGGTTTTACATTGTCCAGTCCCGGGCAATCACCACCCTTTTTCCCTGCCCTTCCTCTCCCGATGGCTTTAAACGCTGCTTTATCTCCGTGGGACATTTACAGATGATGACCGACACCATGCTGCCCCTTGGCATGTCTTTTTGGAAATTGATGTCAGAAACTGTAAACATCACGGAGATTGGCGGCCGGCCTTATATGGAGATCACCCATAATCTGAATAGCCCGGCAGGCAAAGCTCTGGTGAGGCAAAAGCTTTCCAATTCCGATGAGCTGATGAACCACGCATTTCATCAGGTTCTGGAAAGAAAGGATTATATTAAATCCATTCCCAAAGGTCAGAAAAGCGAGTTTGCAATACCAAAGTATGTGATCAAATGTATCATTGCCGGATTGAAAATTTACCGGAAAAACAATCCGGCCATCATTGACGGCTACAACCGCCGTATGGAAGCAATAATCCAAAAAACCAGAAATGAACTTGCAGGCCGAAGCGGCAAAGCGGCGATCGATTACATGATAAACGATATGGAAAATCTCATGAAGAGCCTGTTTGACCCGGATGGTTTTGGCCCGCTTATGGTGACGTTCTTCCTTACAAAGCCTATTGATAAGGCTGGAAAACTCCTTCTTGGAAAGGAACATATAAGCGTTGATGTATCTAAATCCGTAAAGGGGAACATCACCTCGGAAATGGGTTTTTCCGTCAGCCGTATTGCAGATGCAGCCAGAGATTATCCGGAAGTTTTAAAATATCTTGAAACAGCCGGAGATAAATTTCGGATTGAGGATTTAAAGAGACAGCAGGGCGGAGAGGATGCCGCAAAAGCCTTTGAAGAATTCTTCTCACGGTATGGAATGCGCTGTCCCGGAGAGATCGACATCGCAAAACCCCGGTTTGCGGAAGCGCCTGGAAAAATCCTTCCCACCGTATTGGCCGACGTAAGGCTCCCCAAGGGCCACGCAGAGCGAAGGCTCCTTCAGGGACAGAGAGAAAGCGAGGAAGCGGGAAAGGCCTTGGTTTTGGCTGCCAAAAAGAAATGGGGAGCCAGGAAAGCCAGGAAGCTGGCAAAACAGCTTTCCTTTTACCGGAATTTCTTAGGCCTGCGGGAATCCCCGAAATATTACTGGATGAAACGCTATTGGGAATACAAACAGGCGATCATCCGGGAATCTGAAAAGCTGGTGGAAAAAGGCAGACTGAGAAATGTGGAGGATGTTTTCTATTTAAGCCTTCCGGAGCTGGCCGGCTTATTTTCAGGAGAATGGAAACCCGATTATATAAAAATTGATGCAATGCGTGCAGATTATGAAAGGTACGCCTCCCTGACTCCGCCCCGCTTAATCTTCTCCGACGGGGAAGTGGTGGAAGGAGAATACAAACGCAAGGTCCCGAATGGGGCACTGCCCGGGCTTGCCGTATCGGGAGGTGTGGCAGAGGGCCGGGCCAGGGTCATCCTGGACATCGCAGAGGCCGGAAAAATAGAAAAAGGCGATATTCTGGTGACCAAATTTACTGACCCCAGCTGGACACCAGCCTTTATCTCCGTAAGCGGACTTGTTACGGAGGTAGGCGGAATGGCTACCCACGGTGCGGTTATCACACGGGAATACGGCCTGCCCGCGGTGGTAGGTGTGACCGATGCTACAAAACAAATAATGGATGGAGACCGGATCCGTGTAAACGGCAATCTGGGGTATGTAGAGTTTTTGGAGTTAAGAAAGGAGGCTCTCCAGTGA
- a CDS encoding ABC transporter ATP-binding protein, giving the protein MKAIHIKNLTKSYGDHRGIEDVSFSVEEGEIFGFIGPNGAGKSTTIRTLLALIRPTSGSAEIFGRDCIRQAAEIAKDVGYLPGESAYYDNMTVRELVKYAADLYGVKNDDKIKELSRRLNLDLSRKIADLSLGNKKKAGILCALLHSPRLILLDEPTSGLDPLVQQEFFEILKEENKRGATIFFSSHVLSEVQKVCGRVAILKEGKIIGVQKISQLRANSHKKISVTAEEIPAGFFDLGGITNYHQEGNGASFLFMGNMGEILAKLSALKVHDLFIEEPALEEIFMHYYR; this is encoded by the coding sequence GTGAAAGCAATTCATATTAAAAACCTTACCAAGAGCTATGGGGATCACAGGGGCATTGAGGATGTGAGCTTTTCCGTTGAAGAGGGGGAGATTTTCGGATTTATCGGACCAAATGGGGCAGGCAAATCCACTACCATCCGCACGCTTCTGGCCCTGATCCGTCCCACCTCCGGCAGTGCGGAGATCTTTGGCAGGGACTGTATCAGACAGGCAGCAGAAATCGCAAAGGATGTGGGATATCTGCCAGGAGAGTCCGCCTATTATGACAATATGACGGTCCGGGAGCTGGTAAAGTATGCGGCGGATTTATATGGCGTAAAGAACGATGATAAAATAAAAGAGCTTTCCAGGCGCTTAAACCTGGATTTGTCCCGGAAAATCGCCGACTTATCCCTCGGCAACAAAAAGAAAGCCGGAATCCTGTGTGCCTTGCTCCATTCTCCCAGGCTCATTCTATTAGACGAACCCACCAGCGGTTTAGACCCCCTGGTCCAGCAGGAGTTTTTTGAGATTTTAAAAGAAGAAAACAAACGTGGCGCAACGATCTTCTTTTCTTCCCACGTCCTGTCAGAAGTGCAGAAAGTCTGCGGCCGGGTGGCCATTTTAAAGGAAGGAAAAATAATCGGTGTACAGAAAATCAGCCAGCTTCGGGCCAACAGTCATAAAAAGATCAGCGTTACGGCAGAGGAAATACCGGCAGGATTTTTTGACCTTGGGGGGATTACCAATTATCATCAGGAAGGCAATGGCGCCTCATTCCTGTTTATGGGGAATATGGGAGAGATCCTGGCAAAACTATCCGCATTAAAAGTCCATGACCTTTTTATCGAAGAACCGGCGCTGGAAGAAATTTTTATGCACTATTACAGGTGA
- a CDS encoding ABC transporter permease subunit, giving the protein MTVFKYELKQLKKNIIIWSLSMGGLIFLMLPTYLGFISGADEMMAGAINNNSMFEALGVSAAFVMTPLGMFSFLNLFAMTAAAIHGMSIAFSSHTKEFVNKSAEFLLTKPHSRSRVFFSKLLACTADSLIVGTAYIIGAALALLTVKGISIDWRAFLLIGKSLVLVELMFVVLGTAAGTFFPNVRTPVLLSSCVMFALFCLSSMSKKIQVPVLGYFTPFAFFDPVSIAETGFYQWNFVVWYVILAGGLLYVSSSAYRKKDIVFGG; this is encoded by the coding sequence ATGACTGTATTTAAATATGAACTGAAACAGTTAAAGAAAAATATTATCATCTGGTCCCTGTCTATGGGCGGTCTGATCTTTCTCATGCTTCCCACTTACCTTGGTTTTATCTCTGGGGCAGATGAAATGATGGCGGGGGCCATAAATAACAACTCCATGTTTGAAGCCTTAGGAGTTAGTGCTGCCTTTGTAATGACCCCCCTTGGCATGTTCAGCTTTTTAAACCTCTTTGCTATGACAGCGGCGGCAATTCACGGAATGAGCATTGCTTTTTCCTCCCACACCAAAGAATTTGTAAACAAATCAGCTGAATTTCTGCTGACTAAGCCCCATTCCAGAAGCAGGGTATTTTTTAGCAAGCTTCTTGCCTGTACAGCAGACAGCCTGATTGTGGGAACCGCTTATATCATAGGAGCTGCACTCGCCCTTCTTACCGTAAAAGGCATTTCCATTGATTGGAGGGCATTCCTTCTCATAGGAAAATCCCTTGTGCTGGTAGAGCTGATGTTTGTGGTTTTGGGGACAGCTGCAGGAACGTTTTTTCCCAATGTGCGGACTCCTGTACTTTTATCTTCCTGCGTCATGTTTGCCTTATTCTGTTTAAGCTCCATGTCAAAAAAGATCCAGGTACCGGTGCTGGGATATTTCACCCCTTTTGCATTCTTTGATCCTGTAAGCATCGCTGAAACCGGATTTTACCAGTGGAATTTCGTGGTGTGGTATGTGATCCTGGCCGGGGGGCTGCTGTATGTCAGCAGCAGTGCATACCGGAAAAAAGATATTGTATTTGGAGGCTGA
- a CDS encoding ABC transporter permease subunit produces MKTIYLKELKLTRKLLMIWLVLVIMLTGFAAIEFVVLKDAMGEIAKMAEDFPKIILILFGLNGIKIDTPLGAYQCMVFWTGLLAFFYAGFAGVFAVSREETFGTSEFLFTKPYKRSAIIWAKIGAAVTNLGVFSLTMGIMSYLCIILPLGDTSFTGIHILTTAGMFLIQTVLFTTGLFISSLANNYKSASLFTMLAVAGFYGASFALDYAGIRNFLNVLTPIGYFNVVSISEHGLNPFYILLSMGITLAGCIMAAGLYEKRDLRH; encoded by the coding sequence ATGAAGACGATATATTTAAAAGAGCTGAAATTAACAAGAAAGCTGTTGATGATATGGCTGGTGCTGGTGATAATGCTGACAGGATTTGCAGCAATAGAATTTGTGGTGCTAAAGGATGCTATGGGGGAAATCGCAAAAATGGCGGAAGACTTCCCAAAGATCATATTGATTTTATTCGGACTGAATGGGATAAAAATTGACACTCCCCTGGGGGCCTATCAGTGCATGGTATTCTGGACCGGCTTACTGGCCTTCTTTTATGCGGGATTTGCAGGGGTATTTGCTGTTTCCAGGGAAGAAACGTTTGGCACCAGCGAGTTCCTGTTCACAAAGCCTTATAAACGTTCCGCCATCATCTGGGCGAAAATCGGAGCGGCAGTAACAAATCTTGGGGTGTTTTCCCTTACCATGGGGATCATGTCGTATTTGTGCATCATCCTGCCGCTGGGAGATACCAGCTTTACCGGCATTCATATCCTCACTACCGCCGGAATGTTTCTGATACAAACGGTGCTTTTCACCACCGGACTGTTTATCTCCAGCCTTGCCAATAACTATAAATCCGCAAGCCTTTTTACAATGCTTGCGGTTGCGGGATTTTATGGGGCCAGCTTTGCCCTTGATTACGCCGGCATAAGAAATTTCCTAAACGTGCTGACACCGATTGGCTATTTTAATGTGGTATCCATTTCAGAACACGGGTTGAATCCTTTTTATATCCTGCTTTCCATGGGGATCACTCTGGCAGGGTGTATCATGGCCGCCGGTCTTTATGAAAAGAGGGATCTGCGCCATTGA
- a CDS encoding lactate utilization protein, with amino-acid sequence MELYPPSLIKNLQRNNMAGFQVQDKKELLELLRTLIADGTTVGCGDSVTLEQMEVFDDLRKRKVNFLDKFDPSLTKEGKREIYLKNFSADTFLTGVNAVTMDGTLFNIDGNGSRVAPMLYGPKQVIVVAGVNKITEDVDAAVKRARQIAAPLDAKRLNKATPCAALGRCVDCRHKERICNDFVLIAGQFIKDRIKVILVNEELGY; translated from the coding sequence ATGGAGCTTTATCCCCCTTCCCTGATAAAGAACCTGCAGCGGAATAACATGGCAGGTTTTCAGGTTCAGGATAAAAAAGAACTATTGGAACTATTGAGAACGCTTATTGCAGATGGAACTACCGTAGGCTGCGGGGATTCCGTTACCCTGGAACAAATGGAAGTGTTTGATGATTTGAGGAAAAGAAAGGTAAACTTTCTGGATAAGTTTGACCCTTCCCTTACAAAAGAAGGCAAAAGAGAGATATACTTGAAGAATTTTTCGGCTGATACCTTTCTTACGGGAGTTAATGCAGTTACTATGGATGGAACGCTTTTTAACATTGACGGCAACGGCAGCCGGGTGGCTCCCATGCTATACGGCCCGAAACAGGTCATCGTTGTTGCAGGAGTGAATAAAATTACGGAAGATGTGGATGCTGCGGTTAAACGAGCCAGGCAGATTGCAGCGCCCCTGGATGCCAAGCGTCTTAACAAGGCAACTCCCTGCGCAGCCCTTGGGCGCTGCGTAGACTGCAGACATAAGGAGAGAATCTGCAATGATTTTGTTCTGATTGCAGGCCAGTTTATAAAAGACAGGATCAAAGTGATCCTTGTAAATGAGGAACTGGGCTATTGA
- a CDS encoding sodium/proline symporter has translation MSIGQAGILSAIIIYLIGMVYIGFYYSKKGGGDSADEFYLGGRKLGPLVTAMSAEASDMSSWLLMGLPGVAYLTGIADAGWTAIGLAVGTYLNWLLVAKRLRRYSVVCNAITIPDFFSRRYRDDKNFLMCISAVIILIFFIPYTASGFKAVGTLFHSLFQIDYHGAMIAGAAVIVGYTVMGGFMAVSTTDLIQSIVMSISLVIIVFFGISASGGWNNVMENARSLEGYLSMTQVHDMWEGSASPYGFLSIISTMAWGLGYFGMPHILLRFMAVSDEDMLKTSRRIASVWVVISMFVAILIGIIGYSVSIAGHIPMLSTGSDAETVIIRLADILGRNGFLLAIVAGVVLAGILACTMSTADSQLLTAASGVSQNLLQDFFKVKVSAKASKLVARLTVIGVALVGVILAWDPDSSVFTIVSFAWAGFGASFGPVMLFALFWKRSNLWGAIAGMVSGGVMVFIWKYAVRPLGGIWNIYELLPAFTAACAAIIIVSLVTAPPSKEIYQEFESVGKTTAEQ, from the coding sequence ATGAGCATAGGGCAGGCAGGGATTTTATCCGCTATTATCATTTATCTGATCGGTATGGTCTACATAGGATTTTATTACAGCAAAAAGGGGGGCGGTGATTCTGCCGATGAGTTTTATCTGGGTGGAAGGAAGCTTGGTCCTCTGGTTACGGCCATGAGCGCAGAAGCCTCTGATATGAGCAGCTGGCTGCTTATGGGACTTCCCGGAGTTGCTTATTTAACCGGAATCGCAGATGCAGGTTGGACCGCCATTGGTCTGGCTGTGGGTACCTATTTAAACTGGCTGCTCGTTGCGAAACGGCTTCGCCGGTATTCGGTGGTGTGCAATGCCATTACCATTCCTGACTTTTTTTCAAGGCGTTACCGGGATGATAAAAACTTCCTGATGTGTATTTCTGCTGTCATTATTCTGATCTTTTTCATTCCATATACTGCATCCGGTTTCAAGGCCGTAGGCACGCTGTTTCACAGTCTGTTTCAGATTGATTACCATGGTGCCATGATTGCAGGAGCGGCCGTCATTGTGGGTTATACCGTGATGGGCGGATTTATGGCTGTATCGACCACAGATTTAATCCAAAGCATTGTCATGAGCATTTCACTGGTCATCATAGTTTTTTTCGGAATTTCCGCCTCCGGGGGCTGGAACAATGTTATGGAGAATGCCCGGTCTCTTGAGGGCTATTTAAGCATGACCCAGGTTCACGACATGTGGGAAGGCAGTGCTTCTCCATACGGTTTTCTATCTATTATCTCCACCATGGCCTGGGGGCTGGGGTATTTCGGAATGCCTCATATCCTGCTGCGCTTTATGGCTGTCAGTGATGAAGATATGCTTAAGACTTCCCGCCGAATTGCTTCGGTATGGGTGGTTATTTCCATGTTCGTTGCGATTCTCATTGGAATCATCGGATACAGTGTTTCCATTGCGGGCCATATTCCCATGCTGTCAACCGGGTCTGATGCAGAAACCGTTATCATCAGACTGGCAGATATTTTGGGGAGAAACGGGTTCTTATTAGCCATCGTTGCAGGCGTGGTTCTGGCGGGAATCCTGGCTTGTACCATGTCAACCGCGGATTCCCAGCTTTTAACTGCAGCTTCCGGTGTATCCCAGAATCTTTTGCAGGACTTTTTTAAGGTTAAAGTAAGCGCAAAAGCTTCTAAATTGGTTGCAAGGCTTACGGTGATTGGAGTGGCCCTGGTTGGTGTGATTCTGGCCTGGGATCCTGACAGCTCTGTGTTCACTATTGTTTCCTTTGCCTGGGCAGGCTTTGGTGCCTCCTTCGGACCGGTAATGCTTTTTGCTCTGTTCTGGAAGCGCAGCAATCTATGGGGCGCCATTGCCGGTATGGTATCAGGTGGTGTTATGGTGTTTATTTGGAAATATGCAGTACGTCCATTAGGCGGAATATGGAATATTTATGAACTTCTCCCGGCCTTTACTGCAGCATGCGCTGCTATCATTATCGTATCACTGGTTACAGCACCGCCTTCCAAAGAGATTTATCAGGAATTTGAATCAGTTGGTAAAACTACGGCTGAACAGTAA